The Pyrobaculum sp. 3827-6 genome has a segment encoding these proteins:
- a CDS encoding acyl-CoA dehydrogenase: MGRVNGGWEVLTTTLNIGRTAVAAVAVGVARGAYEEALSWARNREFFGRKLVEFQNTQFKLAEMLAAIETARTLTYYSAYLYDTKSPHFILMTHVAKLQSARIAVDVTRRAVQIEGGFGYSKESKAEMLYRGAKILEIGEGTNEVMKYVIYKLIEKSQ; the protein is encoded by the coding sequence GTGGGCAGGGTGAACGGCGGGTGGGAGGTACTCACCACCACCCTAAACATTGGGAGGACAGCGGTGGCCGCCGTGGCGGTCGGAGTCGCCCGCGGAGCTTATGAAGAGGCGCTGAGCTGGGCAAGGAATAGAGAGTTCTTCGGCAGGAAGCTTGTGGAGTTCCAAAACACCCAGTTCAAGCTAGCGGAGATGCTCGCCGCTATAGAAACCGCCAGGACGCTGACGTACTACTCCGCCTATCTATACGACACCAAGTCGCCCCACTTCATCCTCATGACCCACGTCGCCAAGCTACAGAGCGCCCGCATCGCCGTAGACGTCACCAGACGCGCAGTGCAGATAGAAGGCGGGTTCGGCTACAGCAAGGAAAGCAAAGCGGAGATGCTCTACAGAGGCGCCAAAATCCTAGAGATAGGCGAGGGCACCAACGAGGTGATGAAATACGTCATCTACAAGCTAATTGAAAAAAGCCAATAA
- a CDS encoding PaREP1 family protein: MDERRVIAHSPPIRFISQHWGLHVEGYLDFRNRPREYVEARIEEARAAAKLAEEMLKKELYQNAANKAFMALKALLSALVVLRLDLLTRDAKRREWYLKVGYAAPTTGLIRIAKDLEALGVAGVEPVVKTALMLHRFAYNGFDPNFVDYSDLEEVASDVKQVLEYVEKILRQLETSKGN, from the coding sequence GTGGATGAGCGTCGGGTAATTGCACACAGCCCGCCGATAAGGTTTATATCTCAGCACTGGGGCCTCCACGTGGAGGGGTATCTAGACTTTAGGAATAGGCCTAGAGAATACGTCGAGGCGAGGATCGAGGAGGCGAGGGCAGCGGCGAAGTTGGCCGAGGAGATGTTGAAAAAGGAGCTCTATCAAAATGCGGCAAACAAAGCCTTTATGGCGCTTAAAGCCCTGCTAAGCGCTTTGGTGGTGTTGAGGCTTGACCTCTTGACACGGGACGCCAAGAGGAGGGAGTGGTATCTTAAAGTCGGCTACGCGGCCCCCACCACCGGCTTGATTAGAATAGCTAAAGACCTGGAGGCGCTCGGCGTCGCCGGGGTTGAGCCGGTGGTAAAAACTGCGTTGATGCTACATAGATTTGCCTACAACGGCTTCGATCCAAACTTCGTGGACTACTCAGATCTAGAGGAAGTGGCCTCTGACGTAAAACAAGTATTGGAGTACGTCGAGAAGATCCTACGGCAACTAGAAACCTCAAAGGGGAACTAG
- a CDS encoding thioesterase family protein has translation MPFEAKFHIYWSQTDAAGIVHFSEFFSLVEHAEEELYRSKGVLEAHGRMPRVEAYAVFKSPLRRGDVAHVVLRPLELKEKAVKYGFEIFNETTGLLSAFGHIVAVCVENEGGRLRSAKCPQELIEAWMSVG, from the coding sequence ATGCCCTTCGAGGCCAAGTTCCACATCTACTGGTCGCAAACCGACGCGGCTGGGATCGTCCATTTTTCCGAGTTCTTCTCTCTGGTGGAGCATGCCGAGGAGGAGCTCTACAGATCCAAGGGGGTTCTAGAGGCGCATGGGCGCATGCCCAGGGTCGAGGCATACGCCGTTTTCAAGTCGCCGCTTAGGCGCGGCGACGTCGCGCACGTGGTGCTGAGACCCCTGGAGCTCAAAGAGAAGGCCGTCAAGTACGGGTTCGAGATATTCAACGAGACAACAGGTCTCCTCTCGGCCTTTGGCCACATAGTGGCGGTATGTGTAGAAAACGAGGGGGGAAGGCTGAGATCGGCTAAGTGCCCCCAGGAGCTCATAGAGGCGTGGATGAGCGTCGGGTAA
- the acs gene encoding acetate--CoA ligase encodes MAAGQDLEVKLPFDTYVSNGRYRAGPEAIKAYWELHGRTVKDLEGYWASIARELEWFRPWERVLDASNPPFYKWFVGGELNLSYLAIDRHVKTWRRNKLALIWEGEPVDQTGYPTDRRKFTYYDLWREVNRVACMLHCNFGIGKGDHVALYMPMIPEVLIAILAIWRIGAVHTTIFSGFSVEALADRLADFKPRMVITADGFWRRGKVVRLKDIVDKALEKAPGAEAVLVVRRLGLNDVPMTEGRDWFWEDSLRGVKQNAYVEPLPVKSEDPSHILYTSGTTGKPKGIVHDTGGFAVSIYADMKQVFAVRDDEIYWCTGDIGWATGAWYVAFGPFLMGLTQVMYEGAPDFPQPDRWWSIIERYGVNVFFTSPTAIRMFMRYGEEWPRKHDLSTLRAIFTVGEPQNPEAFWWMYKVLGDEKIFVGSTWGMTETGAVPLDIAPGFYLLPMKPGTNGPPRPGYDIDVVDDKGNLLPPGVRGYLVIRKPWPGMLHGIWGDPERYVTTYWSRFPGMFYAGDYAIKDKDGYIWVLGRADEVIKVAGHRLGTYELESAFISHPAVAEAAVIGIPDPMKGEVPIAFVIPRQEAKADDALRKELREHIRRVIGPIAEPAQIYFVTKLPKTRSGKIMRRVLKTLVVGGQIGDLTTLEDETSVDEVKRAFEEMKREIAGQTTP; translated from the coding sequence ATGGCGGCCGGACAGGATCTTGAAGTGAAGCTCCCCTTCGATACATACGTCTCCAATGGGCGATATAGAGCAGGCCCAGAAGCTATAAAGGCCTACTGGGAGCTCCATGGACGCACCGTCAAGGATCTAGAGGGCTACTGGGCCTCTATCGCTAGGGAGCTTGAGTGGTTTAGGCCTTGGGAGAGGGTTTTGGACGCCTCTAATCCGCCGTTTTATAAATGGTTTGTTGGGGGTGAGTTGAACCTCTCTTATCTGGCTATCGATAGGCATGTCAAGACTTGGCGTAGGAACAAGCTGGCCTTGATATGGGAAGGAGAACCGGTAGATCAGACGGGATACCCCACAGACAGGAGGAAGTTCACCTACTACGACCTATGGAGAGAGGTGAACAGAGTGGCCTGTATGCTCCACTGCAACTTCGGAATAGGCAAGGGCGATCACGTGGCGTTGTACATGCCCATGATCCCCGAGGTGTTGATAGCCATACTCGCGATATGGCGCATCGGTGCGGTCCACACCACGATATTCTCAGGCTTCTCAGTAGAGGCGTTGGCAGATAGGCTCGCCGACTTCAAGCCCAGGATGGTCATAACGGCGGACGGCTTCTGGAGGAGGGGGAAGGTGGTGAGGCTTAAGGATATCGTAGACAAGGCCCTGGAGAAGGCGCCTGGGGCCGAGGCCGTCCTGGTCGTGAGGAGGCTCGGCCTCAACGACGTGCCCATGACGGAGGGTAGGGACTGGTTCTGGGAGGACTCTCTGAGGGGCGTAAAGCAGAACGCCTACGTAGAGCCGTTGCCCGTAAAGAGCGAGGATCCCTCCCACATACTCTACACCTCGGGCACCACCGGGAAGCCCAAGGGCATAGTCCACGACACGGGCGGCTTCGCCGTGTCCATATACGCAGATATGAAGCAGGTATTTGCGGTGAGGGACGACGAGATCTACTGGTGCACCGGCGACATAGGCTGGGCCACCGGCGCCTGGTACGTGGCCTTCGGCCCGTTCTTGATGGGGCTTACCCAAGTGATGTACGAAGGCGCTCCCGACTTCCCGCAGCCCGACCGCTGGTGGTCGATAATCGAGAGGTACGGCGTCAACGTATTCTTCACCTCGCCGACGGCTATACGTATGTTCATGCGCTACGGAGAGGAGTGGCCCAGGAAGCACGACCTGTCGACGCTCAGGGCCATATTCACCGTGGGCGAGCCCCAGAACCCCGAGGCCTTCTGGTGGATGTACAAAGTCCTGGGCGACGAGAAGATATTCGTGGGCTCTACGTGGGGCATGACTGAAACCGGAGCAGTGCCGTTGGACATAGCGCCCGGCTTCTATCTGCTTCCAATGAAGCCTGGCACGAACGGCCCGCCGAGGCCTGGCTACGACATAGACGTAGTCGACGACAAGGGCAACCTGTTGCCGCCGGGAGTCAGAGGCTACCTTGTCATAAGGAAGCCGTGGCCCGGCATGCTCCACGGCATCTGGGGCGATCCCGAGCGCTATGTCACGACTTACTGGAGTAGGTTTCCCGGCATGTTCTACGCGGGGGATTACGCAATTAAGGATAAGGACGGCTACATCTGGGTGTTGGGGAGGGCCGACGAGGTGATTAAGGTCGCCGGACACAGGCTGGGCACCTACGAGCTGGAGTCCGCCTTCATATCTCACCCGGCAGTGGCAGAAGCGGCTGTAATAGGCATACCAGATCCAATGAAGGGAGAAGTGCCCATAGCGTTCGTGATACCCAGGCAGGAGGCCAAGGCGGATGACGCGTTGAGAAAGGAGTTGAGAGAACACATCAGGAGGGTCATTGGCCCCATCGCCGAGCCGGCCCAGATATACTTCGTCACAAAGCTTCCCAAGACACGCTCCGGCAAGATAATGAGGCGCGTGTTGAAGACCTTAGTCGTGGGCGGCCAGATAGGGGACTTGACGACGTTGGAGGACGAGACGTCTGTGGACGAGGTTAAGAGGGCGTTCGAGGAGATGAAGAGAGAAATAGCCGGACAGACAACCCCTTAA
- a CDS encoding branched-chain amino acid ABC transporter permease — protein sequence MEGGLGLSRRLNFLFGLGGQISLAQEAFMALGAFTSIYLTKLGIPPLLAMQLAGVLVSLAGLNFGLPSLRLKELYLLITTLGAQFFFDWLLRTERMVWFSGGAYAVYAPPLSLGPLDLSSGYPLYAAAITITILHLVALANLERSYIGRAFKAIRDRDVAAEIIGVNIFKYKLLAFVASAYLAAVGGALWAFAVRSVSVESFTFLTSLEVFAAILIGGLGRVVWGSVLGAAFVVGVPEAIKIALAGVGIRGLEIALRDVIFGAIILAFLLTGPRIV from the coding sequence ATGGAAGGCGGCCTGGGACTTAGCCGCCGCCTAAATTTCTTGTTCGGCTTAGGTGGCCAAATATCGCTGGCACAGGAAGCCTTCATGGCGCTCGGCGCCTTCACCTCTATATACCTTACAAAACTCGGCATACCGCCTCTACTAGCCATGCAGTTGGCTGGGGTGTTGGTCTCGTTAGCCGGGCTAAACTTCGGCCTACCGAGCCTTCGGCTAAAGGAGCTCTATCTGCTAATCACCACTCTAGGCGCCCAGTTTTTCTTTGACTGGTTGCTGAGAACTGAAAGGATGGTTTGGTTCTCCGGGGGCGCCTACGCCGTCTACGCGCCTCCGCTATCGCTCGGCCCTCTCGACCTCTCGTCAGGATATCCCCTATACGCCGCCGCCATCACCATCACCATCCTGCACTTAGTTGCGCTTGCAAATCTGGAGAGGTCCTACATCGGCAGGGCCTTCAAGGCTATACGAGACAGAGACGTCGCCGCGGAGATTATTGGCGTCAACATCTTCAAATATAAACTACTGGCCTTCGTCGCCAGCGCCTATCTAGCCGCCGTCGGCGGGGCGTTGTGGGCCTTCGCCGTGAGATCTGTGTCTGTAGAGAGCTTCACATTCCTCACCTCCCTAGAAGTGTTCGCGGCGATCTTGATAGGAGGGCTAGGTAGAGTTGTCTGGGGCTCTGTGCTTGGCGCCGCGTTTGTAGTAGGCGTCCCTGAGGCTATAAAAATTGCGCTGGCTGGCGTCGGCATCCGCGGCCTTGAGATAGCTCTTAGAGATGTAATATTCGGCGCCATAATACTGGCCTTCCTACTTACAGGGCCG